Proteins encoded together in one Lathyrus oleraceus cultivar Zhongwan6 chromosome 5, CAAS_Psat_ZW6_1.0, whole genome shotgun sequence window:
- the LOC127083617 gene encoding CASP-like protein 4A3: protein MATTTTAPAMKKSWSRGSDSTQFESPARFCSPLRWDATDSPEYRSPENSPGKMVENSMAVITVDKPKHISQEKLPDQRKLPPENTVAVFTRSEREEPQRQATKVETAEKGGERRPKPAPISSTAEEVTRKAGLGFRLCEVVVCLISFSVMAANKTQGWSGDSYDRYKEYRYCLSMNVIGFAYSGLQACDLAFQLVTGKHMISHHLRHHFQFFMDQVVAYLLISASSSAATRVDDWQSNWGKDEFTEMATVSVGMSFLAFVAFAMSSLISGYILCNGRNSM, encoded by the exons ATGGCAACAACAACAACTGCCCCAGCCATGAAAAAATCATGGTCGAGGGGCTCCGACTCAACTCAGTTCGAATCTCCGGCACGTTTCTGCTCTCCCTTACGATGGGATGCAACAGACTCACCGGAATACCGATCACCTGAAAACTCACCCGGAAAGATGGTAGAAAACTCAATGGCAGTAATTACCGTCGACAAGCCAAAACATATTTCACAAGAGAAACTCCCTGACCAACGGAAGCTACCGCCGGAGAATACCGTTGCGGTGTTCACCCGATCAGAGAGAGAGGAGCCTCAGCGGCAGGCGACGAAAGTGGAGACTGCAGAAAAAGGTGGGGAGCGGAGACCGAAGCCGGCTCCGATAAGCTCTACGGCGGAGGAGGTTACGAGAAAGGCGGGGTTAGGGTTCCGGCTATGCGAGGTGGTGGTGTGTCTGATTTCGTTTTCCGTTATGGCTGCAAATAAGACGCAAGGTTGGAGTGGGGACTCTTATGATCGTTATAAAGAATACAG GTATTGTTTATCAATGAATGTTATCGGATTTGCATACTCAGGGTTACAAGCTTGTGATCTAGCCTTTCAACTAGTCACAGGAAAACACATGATCAGTCACCACCTTCGCCACCATTTCCAGTTCTTCATGGATCAG GTTGTGGCATATCTTCTGATATCAGCATCATCCTCTGCAGCCACAAGGGTGGATGATTGGCAATCAAATTGGGGGAAAGATGAGTTCACTGAGATGGCTACTGTTTCAGTTGGAATGTCATTTCTGGCTTTTGTTGCATTTGCTATGAGCTCACTCATCTCTGGTTACATCCTATGTAACGGCCGTAACTCCATGTAA
- the LOC127083616 gene encoding protein EXECUTER 2, chloroplastic, with amino-acid sequence MASLGVSQAIFFSNTAPTTTPSRFSLYPNKPPSFPLQTNPSISIFPRRNRTPHFFRCTPNSTNDTSLIWDWNRWCRHFSDIEQAESFASLLKFQLEDAVEKEEFQEAAKLKRAIEEATSKDSVAEIMSQLKNAIHDERYHDASRLCKYTGSGLVGWWVGYSKNSEDPFGRIVRISPSMGRFVGKSYSPRQLLTSSTGTPLFEIYVVKNADDTYDMQVVYLGRSKGKSTSNPPSIPVKSPSKPEVENLSSVEVEEPEEKLEERNDEKNSNTEAPTEEGIKRSILDFLKEKIPGLKVKVINVTVEKEAREGSDSIKQIMEDDGNKTNSTENSEGEVNNLDEPDEVTLEGDIDASEEEKDLDMKLFLGGIVHNNEDNAAKEFIRLPAEIKNMERESFLLHIPRRNLDNDRKEDKVRNIKVTAQGISELMYSDVAKAFLGSDKVSSKVPKSMREIVKLAFSQAQKNNRLSEDTYFSRITSSGSVGDSDPFDGLYVGAFGSYGIEIVQLKRKFGHWNDADDENNTSDIKFFEYVEAVKLTGDFNVPAGEVTFRAKIGKVNRNANRGLYPDELGVNASYKGQGRIADFGFRNSKWVEGELLQLNGKGMGPHIKGADLGFLYVVPDQSFLVLFNRLKLPE; translated from the exons ATGGCTTCCTTGGGTGTATCCCAAGCCATCTTTTTCTCCAACACCGCTCCAACTACAACCCCTTCTCGGTTCAGTCTCTACCCAAACAAACCACCGTCCTTTCCTCTTCAAACCAACCCCTCAATTTCAATTTTCCCCAGAAGAAACCGCACCCCTCACTTTTTCCGTTGCACCCCCAATTCCACCAACGATACTTCTCTTATCTGGGATTGGAATCGATGGTGTCGCCATTTCTCTGATATTGAACAGGCTGAAAGCTTCGCCTCTCTTCTCAAG TTTCAACTTGAGGATGCTGTTGAGAAAGAAGAGTTTCAAGAAGCGGCCAAGTTAAAGAGGGCTATAGAAGAAGCGACATCCAAGGACAGTGTTGCTGAGATTATGTCTCAGTTGAAG AATGCCATCCACGATGAGCGCTACCACGATGCTTCGAGATTATGCAAATACACTGGAAGTGGATTG GTGGGTTGGTGGGTAGGATACTCAAAAAATTCAGAGGACCCATTTGGTAGAATAGTACGTATAAGTCCTAGTATGGGTAGGTTTGTCGGCAAGAGTTACAGTCCAAG GCAGTTGCTCACATCATCTACCGGAACACCATTATTTGAAATTTATGTGGTAAAAAATGCTGACGACACATATGATATGCAG GTAGTGTATTTGGGAAGATCCAAAGGAAAGTCTACAAGTAATCCTCCATCTATACCTGTTAAAAGCCCGTCCAAACCTGAGGTTGAGAATTTGTCTTCAGTTGAGGTGGAGGAACCTGAAGAGAAGTTAGAAGAGAGAAACGATGAGAAAAACAGTAACACTGAGGCGCCAACTGAAGAGGGCATTAAAAGAAGTATCTTAGATTTTCTGAAAGAAAAAATTCCAGGGTTGAAAGTCAAAGTTATTAATGTTACTGTTGAAAAGGAAGCTAGAGAGGGTAGTGATTCTATTAAACAAATCATGGAGGATGATGGTAATAAAACAAACTCCACTGAGAATTCTGAAGGGGAAGTTAACAACCTGGACGAACCTGATGAGGTCACTCTAGAAGGTGATATTGATGCCtcagaagaagaaaaagattTAGATATGAAGCTTTTTCTTGGTGGGATTGTACACAACAATGAAGATAATGCTGCTAAGGAATTTATACGTCTTCCCGCGGAAATAAAGAATATGGAAAGAGAGTCTTTCCTCTTACATATACCTAGGAGAAATCTCGACAATGATAGAAAAGAGGATAAAGTTCGCAATATCAAAGTGACAGCACAAGGAATTTCAGAACTTATGTATTCTGATGTTGCTAAGGCATTTTTGGGTTCTGATAAAGTCTCTTCTAAG GTTCCCAAAAGCATGCGAGAAATTGTCAAACTTGCTTTTAGCCAAGCACAGAAAAATAATAGATTATCTGAAGATACATATTTTAGCCGGATTACAAGTTCCGGTTCTGTAGGGGATTCTGATCCTTTTGATG GACTCTATGTTGGTGCATTTGGCTCTTATGGTATTGAAATAGTGCAATTGAAGCGAAAATTTGGACATTGGAATGATGCGGACGACGAAAACAACACTTCCGATATCAAATTTTTTGAATATGTTGAGGCAGTGAAATTGACTGGGGATTTTAATGTTCCTGCAGGCGAG GTGACATTCCGTGCTAAAATTGGCAAAGTCAATCGCAATGCCAACCGTGGACTGTATCCTGATGAATTAGGAGTG AATGCAAGTTATAAAGGCCAGGGGAGAATAGCAGACTTTGGTTTCCGGAATTCAAAATGGGTTGAGGGGGAATTGCTTCAACTTAATGGCAAG GGCATGGGACCTCACATAAAAGGTGCAGATCTTGGTTTCCTTTATGTTGTGCCCGACCAAAGCTTTCTTGTACTATTCAACCGGTTGAAACTACCTGAGTAA